One Candidatus Zixiibacteriota bacterium genomic window carries:
- a CDS encoding T9SS type A sorting domain-containing protein: protein MTRLLTVLAAVCGLVLIGAADQANAQSSPLSCANQLANMNLFPDSIRVLPATGRPGDTINVQIGMRNTKKAAAWALYLDVDTTWLKPILNQYDPIEDAYEYKILPTGRVDTTALDRFTANNEKDYPSIADHLRLKILGLPKSTGIRAAIDSGRGSIISMPMVITEGTPHNTQTSLTWYYADIVDPINPTIIYGCQYSNYTNDTGTYTGKLATISGAVRVDTAAVQGPVINSFAANPTSLPSGGGSTTLSWTVTNADTIYISPGNITRSGSAALSGSVLVGLSSTTTYTLTAAKIASSQRPTAQATVTVEGTVSNNNPVVSPISPSSYTITQGENVSFSVTATDVDDDFITLSAQNLPANATFGTGGQVTGTGTATGNFSFTPNTTQEGTFVVGFRATDDRGGASTVVNVSITVEKIQFDILFSKSREGGSPVGGLPGKRSILFPIDLVTSQDVYGVQFDFFYDDMFFEIDSIFTTTRTEGWVIYDNIGQPGTPAGEIRIMTFGMETNPLAIDSTNSTTILFIAMSIDSSATWGDYPIYLENGWESNNPDPAYPSLQLVTDSAIIQVDRRGDVNLDKRIDVADAVNIVAAILGNITLVERQFDVADIVIDGTVDVFDLVGVINTAFGLPVEQPQPVAPSGGELFATVSLEYHDMFAGSIDELVVSSELPEEIAGVQLNITYDPAAVVLGQPKAADDASGLKLLYKNTGPGEMLVLMHFTRPGDQQQLIQRGLADLVQIPITAQNDVEYGNPAQLKLTSVKLATPTAKALEVKGFGPTLPAAFTLYQNYPNPFNPMTTIRFELSGTSRRVQLDVFNVLGQQVRRLLDETVAPGEHSVVWDATTDNGSKVATGVYLYRLQVGDQSDTKKMLLLK from the coding sequence ATGACAAGGCTCTTGACGGTACTGGCGGCGGTCTGTGGCCTGGTGCTGATCGGTGCGGCCGATCAGGCGAACGCCCAGAGCAGTCCGCTGAGTTGCGCCAATCAGCTGGCCAACATGAACCTGTTCCCCGACAGCATCCGGGTGCTTCCGGCAACCGGACGGCCCGGGGATACGATCAACGTGCAGATCGGCATGCGGAACACCAAGAAGGCGGCCGCCTGGGCGCTCTATCTCGATGTGGATACGACCTGGCTGAAGCCGATTCTGAACCAGTACGACCCGATCGAGGATGCGTACGAGTACAAAATCCTCCCGACGGGCCGGGTGGACACGACCGCCCTTGACCGGTTCACGGCCAACAACGAAAAGGACTATCCCTCGATCGCCGATCATCTCCGCCTGAAAATCCTCGGGCTGCCCAAGTCGACGGGGATCCGGGCGGCCATTGACTCCGGGCGCGGGTCGATCATCAGCATGCCGATGGTGATCACGGAGGGAACGCCCCACAACACGCAGACGTCGCTGACCTGGTACTATGCCGACATCGTCGACCCGATCAACCCGACCATCATCTACGGGTGCCAGTATTCGAACTACACCAACGACACCGGGACCTACACGGGCAAGTTGGCGACGATCTCGGGGGCGGTGCGGGTGGACACGGCGGCGGTCCAGGGGCCGGTCATCAACTCGTTCGCGGCCAATCCGACCTCGCTGCCGTCGGGCGGCGGATCGACGACCCTGTCGTGGACGGTGACCAACGCCGACACGATCTATATCAGCCCCGGAAACATCACCCGGAGCGGATCCGCGGCCCTCTCCGGATCGGTGCTGGTCGGCCTCAGTTCCACGACCACGTATACGCTGACGGCGGCGAAGATTGCCAGCTCGCAGCGGCCCACTGCGCAGGCGACGGTGACGGTGGAGGGGACGGTGAGCAACAACAACCCGGTGGTGAGTCCGATCTCCCCCTCGAGCTACACGATCACGCAGGGGGAGAACGTGTCGTTCTCGGTGACCGCGACCGACGTGGACGACGACTTCATCACCCTGTCCGCGCAGAATCTCCCCGCCAACGCGACTTTCGGGACAGGCGGCCAGGTGACGGGGACGGGGACGGCGACGGGGAATTTCAGTTTCACGCCGAACACGACGCAGGAGGGGACTTTCGTGGTCGGTTTTCGGGCGACTGACGACCGGGGCGGGGCCTCGACCGTGGTGAACGTGAGCATCACGGTGGAGAAGATCCAGTTCGACATCCTCTTCTCGAAATCGCGGGAGGGCGGATCGCCGGTCGGCGGACTGCCGGGGAAGCGCTCGATCCTCTTCCCCATCGACCTGGTCACCTCGCAGGATGTCTATGGCGTCCAGTTCGATTTCTTCTATGACGACATGTTTTTCGAGATCGATTCGATATTCACGACGACCCGGACCGAGGGCTGGGTGATTTACGACAACATCGGCCAGCCGGGCACTCCCGCGGGCGAGATCCGGATCATGACGTTCGGAATGGAGACGAACCCGCTGGCGATCGATTCGACGAACAGCACGACCATTCTCTTCATTGCCATGTCGATCGACTCCTCGGCGACCTGGGGAGACTACCCGATCTATCTGGAGAACGGGTGGGAGTCGAACAATCCCGATCCGGCCTACCCCTCGCTGCAGCTGGTCACCGATTCGGCGATCATTCAGGTCGACCGGCGCGGCGATGTCAACCTGGACAAGCGGATCGACGTCGCCGACGCGGTGAATATCGTGGCGGCCATCCTCGGGAATATCACCCTGGTGGAACGCCAGTTCGACGTGGCTGATATCGTGATCGACGGCACGGTCGATGTGTTCGACCTGGTCGGCGTGATCAACACAGCGTTCGGGCTGCCGGTCGAGCAGCCGCAGCCGGTCGCGCCGAGCGGAGGCGAGCTGTTTGCGACAGTCAGCCTGGAGTACCACGACATGTTCGCGGGCTCGATCGACGAGCTGGTGGTCAGCTCCGAGCTTCCGGAAGAGATTGCCGGAGTCCAGTTGAACATCACCTACGATCCCGCGGCGGTGGTGCTCGGGCAGCCGAAGGCGGCCGACGACGCCTCGGGCCTGAAACTCCTGTACAAGAATACCGGACCCGGCGAAATGCTTGTGCTGATGCATTTCACGCGGCCGGGGGATCAGCAGCAGCTCATTCAGCGCGGTCTGGCGGATCTGGTGCAGATCCCGATCACGGCGCAGAATGACGTCGAGTACGGCAACCCCGCCCAGTTGAAACTGACGTCGGTGAAACTGGCGACGCCGACCGCTAAGGCTTTGGAAGTCAAGGGGTTCGGCCCGACACTGCCGGCGGCGTTCACCCTCTACCAGAACTACCCGAACCCGTTCAACCCGATGACGACAATCCGGTTCGAGTTGTCCGGGACCAGCCGGCGGGTGCAGCTGGATGTCTTCAACGTCCTCGGCCAGCAGGTTCGCCGGCTGCTGGACGAGACGGTGGCGCCCGGAGAACACAGTGTGGTCTGGGATGCCACAACCGATAATGGAAGTAAAGTAGCTACGGGCGTCTACCTCTATCGTTTGCAGGTGGGCGACCAATCG